The following are encoded together in the Microcaecilia unicolor chromosome 12, aMicUni1.1, whole genome shotgun sequence genome:
- the LOC115481333 gene encoding keratin, type I cytoskeletal 47 kDa-like isoform X2, whose protein sequence is MALRTQTTSHRVISKSGGGSLVGGMGSSGMKFSGGSSYGSFSGGSLGGGFGAGSMSAGGGYGSSQGFGVGGFQGAGFDVSGVGGGAAFGSGAGFGGGAGFGGGAGFGGSAGFGGGAGFLSAGYGGGFGGGDSLLSGTEKQTMQNLNDRLAAYLDKVRALEEANTELEIKIREWYEKHRPTGPSGAGARDYSKYYPIIEDLKNKIVAATIDNARLILQIDNARLAADDFRLKYENELYFRQTVEADINGLRRVLDELTLSKADLESQLESLIEEKEFLKKNHEQEMKSLSGTTVGEVNVEMNAAPGVDLTKLLNDMRTQYETLAEKNRRDAEEQFNKKSLELRKEISAGTEQMQSSKSEISDLRRTLQGLEIELQAQLALKKSLESTLAEIEGRYCLQLSQIQATISSVEDQLAELRSDMSRQTSEYEALLDIKTRLEMEIQTYRRLLDGEGMSSHSGGSSWSTGGDSDSGKRGKLHHGYN, encoded by the exons ATGGCACTGCGTACGCAGACAACCTCTCATAGAGTTATCAGTAAAAGTGGGGGTGGAAGCCTTGTTGGGGGTATGGGTAGTTCTGGTATGAAATTTTCTGGTGGTTCCAGCTATGGTAGTTTCTCTGGAGGATCTCTGGGTGGAGGGTTTGGTGCTGGTAGTATGTCAGCTGGAGGTGGTTATGGTAGCAGCCAAGGCTTTGGTGTAGGTGGTTTTCAGGGTGCTGGTTTTGATGTTTCTGGTGTCGGCGGTGGTGCTGCTTTTGGTAGCGGTGCTGGTTTTGGTGGCGGGGCTGGTTTTGGTGGCGGGGCTGGATTTGGTGGCAGTGCTGGTTTTGGTGGCGGGGCTGGATTTCTTAGTGCTGGCTATGGAGGAGGCTTTGGTGGGGGCGATAGCCTTCTTTCTGGTACTGAAAAGCAaaccatgcagaatctcaacgaCCGTCTGGCCGCTTACCTGGATAAAGTGCGTGCCCTGGAAGAGGCGAATACTGAGCTGGAGATTAAGATCAGAGAGTGGTATGAGAAGCATCGCCCTACAGGTCCTTCTGGTGCAGGAGCCCGAGACTACAGTAAATATTACCCAATAATCGAGGACCTGAAAAATAAG aTCGTGGCAGCCACCATTGACAATGCCAGGCTGATCCTGCAGATTGACAACGCCAGGCTGGCAGCCGATGACTTCAGACTGAA GTATGAGAATGAGCTGTATTTCCGCCAGACTGTTGAAGCTGATATCAACGGTCTGCGCAGAGTCCTGGATGAGCTGACCCTGTCCAAGGCTGACCTGGAGAGCCAGCTAGAGTCCCTGATTGAGGAAAAAGAGTTCCTGAAGAAGAACCATGAGCAG GAGATGAAATCTCTTTCGGGCACGACTGTTGGGGAGGTGAATGTAGAAATGAATGCCGCACCAGGCGTTGACCTGACCAAGCTTCTGAATGACATGAGAACCCAGTACGAAACTCTGGCTGAGAAGAACCGCAGGGATGCCGAAGAGCAGTTCAATAAAAAG AGCTTGGAGCTAAGAAAAGAAATTTCTGCTGGGACAGAACAGATGCAATCAAGCAAGTCtgaaatttctgatctgaggCGTACCCTTCAGGGACTGGAGATAGAGCTGCAGGCCCAGCTAGCCCTG AAAAAGTCCCTTGAGAGCACCTTGGCAGAAATAGAGGGTCGCTACTGCCTCCAGCTGTCCCAAATACAGGCCACAATTAGCAGTGTGGAAGATCAGCTGGCTGAATTACGATCTGACATGTCACGCCAGACTTCAGAATATGAAGCGCTCTTGGACATAAAGACCAGGCTAGAAATGGAGATTCAGACTTACCGCCGCCTGCTGGACGGAGAGGGAAT GAGTTCACATTCTGGCGGCTCCTCATGGTCAACCGGGGGAGATTCGGACAGTGGTAAACGAGGTAAACTTCATCATGGTTATAACTAA
- the LOC115481333 gene encoding keratin, type I cytoskeletal 47 kDa-like isoform X1 has product MALRTQTTSHRVISKSGGGSLVGGMGSSGMKFSGGSSYGSFSGGSLGGGFGAGSMSAGGGYGSSQGFGVGGFQGAGFDVSGVGGGAAFGSGAGFGGGAGFGGGAGFGGSAGFGGGAGFLSAGYGGGFGGGDSLLSGTEKQTMQNLNDRLAAYLDKVRALEEANTELEIKIREWYEKHRPTGPSGAGARDYSKYYPIIEDLKNKIVAATIDNARLILQIDNARLAADDFRLKYENELYFRQTVEADINGLRRVLDELTLSKADLESQLESLIEEKEFLKKNHEQEMKSLSGTTVGEVNVEMNAAPGVDLTKLLNDMRTQYETLAEKNRRDAEEQFNKKSLELRKEISAGTEQMQSSKSEISDLRRTLQGLEIELQAQLALKKSLESTLAEIEGRYCLQLSQIQATISSVEDQLAELRSDMSRQTSEYEALLDIKTRLEMEIQTYRRLLDGEGMSSHSGGSSWSTGGDSDSGKRDPTKSRMIKTYIEDIVDGKVISSRVNVTEEKI; this is encoded by the exons ATGGCACTGCGTACGCAGACAACCTCTCATAGAGTTATCAGTAAAAGTGGGGGTGGAAGCCTTGTTGGGGGTATGGGTAGTTCTGGTATGAAATTTTCTGGTGGTTCCAGCTATGGTAGTTTCTCTGGAGGATCTCTGGGTGGAGGGTTTGGTGCTGGTAGTATGTCAGCTGGAGGTGGTTATGGTAGCAGCCAAGGCTTTGGTGTAGGTGGTTTTCAGGGTGCTGGTTTTGATGTTTCTGGTGTCGGCGGTGGTGCTGCTTTTGGTAGCGGTGCTGGTTTTGGTGGCGGGGCTGGTTTTGGTGGCGGGGCTGGATTTGGTGGCAGTGCTGGTTTTGGTGGCGGGGCTGGATTTCTTAGTGCTGGCTATGGAGGAGGCTTTGGTGGGGGCGATAGCCTTCTTTCTGGTACTGAAAAGCAaaccatgcagaatctcaacgaCCGTCTGGCCGCTTACCTGGATAAAGTGCGTGCCCTGGAAGAGGCGAATACTGAGCTGGAGATTAAGATCAGAGAGTGGTATGAGAAGCATCGCCCTACAGGTCCTTCTGGTGCAGGAGCCCGAGACTACAGTAAATATTACCCAATAATCGAGGACCTGAAAAATAAG aTCGTGGCAGCCACCATTGACAATGCCAGGCTGATCCTGCAGATTGACAACGCCAGGCTGGCAGCCGATGACTTCAGACTGAA GTATGAGAATGAGCTGTATTTCCGCCAGACTGTTGAAGCTGATATCAACGGTCTGCGCAGAGTCCTGGATGAGCTGACCCTGTCCAAGGCTGACCTGGAGAGCCAGCTAGAGTCCCTGATTGAGGAAAAAGAGTTCCTGAAGAAGAACCATGAGCAG GAGATGAAATCTCTTTCGGGCACGACTGTTGGGGAGGTGAATGTAGAAATGAATGCCGCACCAGGCGTTGACCTGACCAAGCTTCTGAATGACATGAGAACCCAGTACGAAACTCTGGCTGAGAAGAACCGCAGGGATGCCGAAGAGCAGTTCAATAAAAAG AGCTTGGAGCTAAGAAAAGAAATTTCTGCTGGGACAGAACAGATGCAATCAAGCAAGTCtgaaatttctgatctgaggCGTACCCTTCAGGGACTGGAGATAGAGCTGCAGGCCCAGCTAGCCCTG AAAAAGTCCCTTGAGAGCACCTTGGCAGAAATAGAGGGTCGCTACTGCCTCCAGCTGTCCCAAATACAGGCCACAATTAGCAGTGTGGAAGATCAGCTGGCTGAATTACGATCTGACATGTCACGCCAGACTTCAGAATATGAAGCGCTCTTGGACATAAAGACCAGGCTAGAAATGGAGATTCAGACTTACCGCCGCCTGCTGGACGGAGAGGGAAT GAGTTCACATTCTGGCGGCTCCTCATGGTCAACCGGGGGAGATTCGGACAGTGGTAAACGAG